In Natronococcus occultus SP4, the following proteins share a genomic window:
- a CDS encoding DMT family transporter, translating into MTSWQDTARKIRGSIPFVSKHTRAVLEALFVTLLWSSSYVLIKIGLEEIPALTFAGLRYGIAAVVLFPLFLHNGGYQSVRRLNRRDFGVLLILGLFMYAVTQGAQFVALQYLKAATVSLFLTFTPVIVAIFSIPLLGERASRRQWAWMGILFIGVVIYFYPFDFGTFVLIGLGIMAVGLLSNSLASILGRDANRDGTLSAVAVTTVSMGFGSAILLGTGVAVQGLPPLSLQSWFIVLWLAVINTAFAFTLWNRTLQTLSATESSVINNTMLAQVAILGWVFLDETLSLTDIIGLTVVMIAALLFQLARKG; encoded by the coding sequence ATGACAAGTTGGCAGGACACAGCACGAAAGATAAGAGGTTCGATTCCCTTCGTTTCAAAGCATACTCGGGCTGTTCTTGAGGCGCTGTTTGTGACCCTTTTGTGGTCGTCCTCGTATGTTCTAATCAAAATCGGACTTGAGGAGATACCTGCGCTGACGTTCGCAGGATTGAGGTACGGGATAGCGGCAGTCGTACTGTTCCCACTCTTTCTACATAATGGAGGATATCAGTCTGTCCGTAGGCTGAATCGCAGAGATTTTGGCGTTCTTCTAATACTCGGCCTTTTCATGTATGCTGTCACTCAGGGAGCGCAATTCGTCGCGCTTCAGTACCTCAAAGCGGCCACCGTTAGCCTGTTCTTGACATTTACCCCTGTTATTGTTGCTATTTTCAGCATCCCATTGCTCGGTGAGCGAGCATCGCGCCGGCAATGGGCATGGATGGGGATTTTGTTTATCGGGGTTGTAATCTATTTTTATCCGTTTGATTTCGGAACCTTTGTGCTAATCGGACTCGGTATTATGGCGGTTGGGCTCCTCTCGAACTCTCTCGCCTCGATTCTCGGACGGGATGCAAATCGCGACGGAACGTTATCTGCGGTGGCTGTAACGACGGTCAGTATGGGATTCGGGTCGGCTATCCTTCTTGGAACGGGAGTAGCAGTACAAGGATTACCACCATTAAGTCTCCAGAGCTGGTTCATCGTTTTGTGGCTGGCAGTTATCAATACGGCCTTCGCGTTCACGCTCTGGAATCGGACATTACAGACGCTATCTGCAACGGAATCCAGCGTTATCAACAATACAATGTTGGCACAGGTAGCCATTTTGGGATGGGTGTTTCTTGATGAAACCCTCTCTCTGACCGACATTATCGGCTTGACCGTTGTTATGATAGCTGCGCTACTTTTTCAATTGGCTCGAAAAGGGTAA
- a CDS encoding SWIM zinc finger family protein, which produces MEAIETSGEKSIVDELNFGKKTAKRVAWESWEFTVVGPHQVKVTNASYGYLKDDHAYVVGVEVRNGRPVPVECDCPADQFSEEYACKHRVALAAIGGPTVLNAAVACETPKSDTDPDPDAVETANTAADKLQADGGVPAETEEPAECDCTREGGFPCWPCFRDGEAE; this is translated from the coding sequence ATGGAAGCTATCGAAACCAGCGGCGAAAAGAGCATCGTTGACGAACTCAACTTCGGCAAGAAGACCGCCAAGCGCGTGGCGTGGGAGTCGTGGGAATTTACGGTGGTTGGCCCGCACCAAGTCAAGGTCACGAACGCGAGCTACGGCTACCTGAAAGACGACCACGCCTACGTGGTCGGGGTTGAGGTGCGGAATGGTCGGCCCGTCCCCGTCGAATGCGACTGCCCGGCAGACCAGTTCAGTGAGGAGTATGCCTGCAAGCACCGCGTTGCGCTGGCAGCCATCGGCGGCCCGACCGTGCTGAACGCGGCGGTGGCCTGCGAGACCCCGAAGTCCGACACCGACCCCGACCCCGACGCCGTCGAGACCGCGAACACGGCAGCAGACAAGCTCCAAGCTGACGGGGGCGTTCCCGCCGAGACCGAGGAACCGGCAGAGTGTGATTGCACCCGTGAAGGTGGCTTTCCGTGCTGGCCGTGCTTTCGTGACGGGGAGGCCGAGTAA
- a CDS encoding helix-turn-helix domain-containing protein, translating to MERERDEGGRYTEQLTLESVLEVFELAEVPVLTATEVAEELGYSRPAAYHKLEELVESGELHKKTVGARAVVYIRLNDGTK from the coding sequence ATGGAACGCGAGCGCGATGAGGGCGGGAGATACACCGAGCAACTTACTCTTGAGAGTGTGCTGGAGGTCTTCGAGTTGGCGGAGGTTCCCGTCTTGACTGCGACCGAAGTAGCTGAAGAACTCGGGTATTCACGTCCTGCCGCATACCACAAACTGGAGGAGCTTGTTGAATCCGGCGAGTTACACAAGAAGACAGTCGGAGCGCGGGCTGTTGTCTACATACGGCTGAATGATGGCACGAAGTAG
- a CDS encoding tyrosine-type recombinase/integrase translates to MTESMSPREAKNRFLNHHESEYSANTLQEYGYSLDRFIEWLDEQNVSDMNRMTGRLVSDFAEDRKQNVKPATLKTDLDRVRRLMQFCESIDAVPEGIADKIISPQLAGKDEARDERVTEKQAEAILDYLEKFEYADRRHLIFYLVWHTGCRSGSLRALDVQDFTYGPDGPELHVLHRPHAGTPLKNKEKGERIISLNDEATEIIETWLEYHRPPVEDEYGREPLIATSQGRISKGALQRNFYVMTRPCWYSNECPHDVKVSECEARTHHGASKCPSSRSPHAGRRGAIQRFLNNDAELEDVSGRANVSREVLKKHYDTGDKRELQRRRRRSLDKF, encoded by the coding sequence ATGACAGAGTCAATGTCACCACGGGAAGCCAAGAACAGATTCCTGAACCACCACGAATCGGAATACTCCGCGAACACACTACAGGAGTACGGGTACTCGCTCGACCGATTCATCGAGTGGCTGGACGAGCAGAACGTCAGCGACATGAACCGGATGACGGGCCGATTGGTGTCCGACTTCGCCGAAGACCGGAAACAGAATGTCAAGCCCGCCACGCTGAAGACTGACCTCGACCGCGTGCGCCGGCTCATGCAGTTCTGTGAGAGCATCGACGCCGTCCCCGAGGGTATCGCGGACAAAATCATCTCGCCCCAACTGGCCGGGAAGGACGAGGCCCGCGACGAGCGCGTGACCGAGAAGCAGGCCGAGGCGATTCTCGACTATCTGGAGAAGTTCGAGTACGCCGACCGACGGCATCTGATATTCTACCTCGTGTGGCACACCGGGTGCCGTTCCGGTAGTCTCCGGGCGCTCGACGTGCAGGACTTCACCTATGGCCCTGACGGCCCGGAGCTTCACGTTCTTCACAGGCCCCACGCGGGAACGCCGCTGAAGAACAAGGAGAAGGGCGAGCGGATTATCTCGCTCAACGACGAGGCCACGGAGATTATCGAGACGTGGCTGGAGTACCACCGCCCGCCCGTCGAAGACGAATACGGGCGAGAACCGTTGATAGCCACCAGCCAAGGCCGTATTTCGAAGGGTGCGCTACAGCGGAACTTCTACGTGATGACTCGGCCCTGCTGGTACTCCAACGAGTGCCCGCACGACGTGAAGGTGAGCGAGTGCGAAGCTCGAACGCACCACGGAGCCAGTAAGTGCCCGTCGTCGCGGTCTCCCCACGCGGGAAGGCGCGGGGCAATCCAGCGGTTCCTGAACAACGACGCCGAGCTTGAGGACGTGTCTGGTCGGGCGAACGTGAGCCGAGAAGTGCTGAAGAAGCACTACGACACGGGGGACAAGCGGGAACTCCAGCGACGGAGACGACGGAGTCTCGATAAGTTCTAA